The Daucus carota subsp. sativus chromosome 2, DH1 v3.0, whole genome shotgun sequence genome includes a window with the following:
- the LOC108192566 gene encoding factor of DNA methylation 4: protein MEHNSERGPQGDGVLGGVVSAGDAGVVAANGGGAAVDSVLRPNNHGEDVEEMKKKMESLEEKLKETEEKLKEKGEDFESLQDSYQALLVKERNNNDQLEDARKKLINVLKDRRTNMRAYTGVKLMGDLNLKPIFAAAKKKYPPAEVELKAMEFSSLLEEKLRDPNWYPFKVITFGEDSKRVINDEDESLVIIKSEWGDEVYNSVVKALTELNEYNSSGRYPVPELWNFKEGKKATLGEGVDFMERCCVAANAGGAPGYIGVMRPNNNGEDVEEFIPK from the exons ATGGAGCACAACTCGGAAAGAGGACCGCAGGGTGATGGTGTGCTTGGTGGTGTTGTTAGTGCTGGTGATGCAGGTGTTGTGGCTGCTAATGGTGGGGGTGCTGCTGTTGATAGTGTATTGAGACCAAATAATCATGGTGAGGATGTGGAGGAAATGAAGAAAAAGATGGAGTCGTTGGAAGAAAAACTGAAGGAGACGGAAGAAAAACTGAAGGAGAAGGGTGAAGATTTTGAAAGCCTTCAAGATTCATATCAAGCTCTACTTGTAAAGGAGAGGAACAACAATGACCAGTTAGAAGATGCTCGAAAAAAGCTAATAAAT GTTTTGAAGGATAGGCGGACTAACATGAGGGCCTATACTGGTGTCAAGCTGATGGGAGACCTTAACCTCAAACCCATATTTGCTGCTGCAAAGAAAAAGTATCCTCCTGCCGAAGTTGAATTGAAAGCAATGGAATTTTCATCCCTGCTAGAGGAGAAACTTCGGGATCCAAACTGGTACCCCTTTAAGGTCATAACATTTGGTGAAGATAGCAAG AGAGTTATCAATGACGAAGATGAAAGCCTGGTGATCATAAAGAGTGAGTGGGGTGATGAAGTGTATAACTCGGTGGTGAAGGCACTAACAGAATTAAACGAGTACAATTCAAGTGGAAGATATCCCGTTCCCGAGTTGTGGAATTTCAAAGAAGGAAAGAAGGCAACCTTAGGTGAGGGTGTCGATTTCATGGAAAG GTGTTGCGTGGCTGCTAATGCTGGGGGTGCTCCTGGTTATATTGGTGTAATGAGACCAAATAATAATGGTGAGGATGTGGAGGAATTTATTCCTAAATAA
- the LOC108203433 gene encoding uncharacterized protein LOC108203433 — MDEQLKEQARLLDRKLEEQSRSFAKKFDENDKKIEEMMKLMREMLANRASNSGRDENARNSQERTDSNPNSGNQLVRPLGYTPKVEFSKFNGTNARNWVKKCVKYFLLCKIPEEQKVDLASLHMLEKAEVWVSNYLSIKKNVDWTEFVMDLSARFKDDSSLNVVEHFNKFQQTGSIEDYIDEFDNSRSLMEQNHHVLPDLYLLESFIGGLKPAVKPFVKAFKPISVTEAINYARLQEESLQANAQRFTKGPNTSTVQKTVGPTVYSTYTDNSHKPPLLPTPQTKPLPSPASKSSGRPFKFIPADVRAEKIAKGLCYYCDNKYEKGHKCQFKEPQLFTVEIPCVDLDSSDSDTESGEVENGDPCISVNALSGSPSFSSMRVKGMVIDKSLHILIDSGSTHNFLDSQTAKDMNCVIEELAAHTITVADGTHIQCQGVVRNFSWKLSGQVFTADVLLISLGSCDMVLGIQWLSTLGSIKWDFQKLIMEFKWADQSVKLKGIAPTKVKVVKTCSDKLLNNAAQLCLIQVKELKQEQVDNSEEHQEEVASDSDISLLKQKYADIFREPEKLPPSRGIFDHKIPLQTGANPINIRPYRYPLKQRDVIEQTIEEMLGRGIIQNSASPFASPVVLVGKKDGTWRLCVDYRELNK; from the coding sequence ATGGATGAGCAATTGAAGGAGCAAGCACGATTACTCGATCGTAAACTCGAAGAGCAATCTCGTTCGTTTGCGAAGAAATTTGATGAGAATGATAAGAAAATAGAGGAGATGATGAAGCTGATGAGGGAGATGCTTGCCAATCGGGCATCGAACTCCGGAAGAGATGAAAATGCTCGAAATTCTCAGGAAAGGACTGATTCGAACCCTAATTCAGGTAATCAGCTGGTTCGACCTTTAGGCTATACTCCAAAGGTAGAATTTTCGAAGTTTAATGGTACTAATGCTAGAAATTGGGTGAAAAAGTGTGTTAAGTATTTCCTGTTGTGTAAGATTCCAGAAGAGCAGAAAGTTGATCTGGCATCATTACATATGTTAGAGAAGGCAGAAGTGTGGGTATCGAATTACTTGTCTATTAAGAAAAATGTTGATTGGACTGAATTTGTGATGGATCTCAGTGCTAGGTTTAAGGATGATTCTAGTTTGAATGTAGTAGAGCACtttaataaatttcaacaaaCTGGATCCATTGAGGACTACATCGATGAATTTGATAATAGTAGATCCTTAATGGAACAGAATCATCATGTTCTACCTGATCTGTATTTGTTAGAAAGCTTCATTGGAGGCTTAAAGCCGGCTGTTAAGCCTTTTGTCAAGGCTTTTAAACCGATCAGTGTGACTGAGGCTATCAATTATGCTAGATTACAAGAGGAATCATTACAGGCTAATGCTCAAAGATTTACCAAGGGACCTAATACCAGTACTGTGCAGAAAACTGTAGGTCCAACTGTTTATAGTACATATACTGACAACAGTCATAAGCCTCCCTTACTTCCAACTCCACAGACTAAGCCATTGCCCTCACCTGCTAGTAAATCTAGCGGCAGACCTTTCAAGTTTATACCAGCAGATGTGAGAGCAGAAAAGATAGCAAAAGGCCTCTGTTATTACTGTGATAACAAGTATGAGAAGGGACACAAATGTCAGTTTAAGGAACCTCAGCTGTTTACTGTGGAGATTCCTTGTGTGGACCTGGATTCCAGTGACAGTGATACTGAATCAGGAGAAGTGGAGAATGGTGACCCCTGTATTTCAGTTAATGCTCTCTCTGGTAGTCCTTCTTTTTCCTCAATGAGAGTCAAAGGAATGGTGATTGACAAGTCTTTACACATCTTGATTGACTCAGGCAGCACTCACAATTTCTTGGATTCACAAACAGCTAAAGATATGAATTGTGTCATAGAAGAGTTGGCTGCTCATACTATCACAGTGGCTGATGGAACTCATATCCAATGCCAAGGTGTGGTGAGAAATTTTAGTTGGAAATTAAGTGGACAGGTGTTTACAGCTGATGTTCTGCTCATTTCCTTGGGTAGTTGTGACATGGTGCTGGGAATTCAATGGTTGAGCACTCTGGGAAGTATTAAGTGGGATTTTCAAAAACTGATAATGGAATTCAAGTGGGCAGATCAGTCTGTTAAGCTCAAGGGGATTGCACCTACAAAAGTCAAGGTAGTAAAAACCTGTTCAGACAAGCTATTAAACAATGCAGCTCAGTTGTGTCTCATACAGGTTAAAGAACTAAAACAGGAACAGGTTGATAATAGTGAGGAGCATCAGGAGGAAGTTGCTTCTGACAGTGATATCTCTCTTCTAAAACAGAAGTATGCTGATATATTTAGGGAACCTGAGAAATTACCTCCTTCAAGAGGCATCTTTGATCATAAGATACCACTCCAAACAGGTGCTAATCCTATCAACATAAGGCCTTATAGATATCCTCTTAAACAGAGGGATGTCATTGAGCAAACAATTGAAGAAATGTTGGGAAGGGGTATCATACAGAATAGTGCAAGTCCCTTTGCTTCTCCAGTGGTATTAGTGGGAAAAAAAGATGGAACCTGGAGGTTATGTGTGGACTACAGGGAGCTTAATAAATAG